TTCATGTTAATAGAACGAAAGGCGATTAAGCCTACTTAGATATTGGAGAGATGGCATTGACTTTGTTTTGTTacacgaacgaaaacggctttgtAACAAAGTAGGCTGCTGTAATATTGTGGGAGTAAAATCCTAAACCTAGGACGTAACATACTCTACAGCTCGCTCTTGACTGTACAATCAGTTACATCAAAGAACAAACACAAGGATACACAAAAAATGATCTAGGGGTACAAACAATCCAGACTCTCACCACACATGCACGCAAGAGAAAGTTAATATCTGAATCCCTGCTGTCTCAATTGTCCTTGACTAACCTTTGCAGTTTGCGCTTATCCGCATCATTGACCCCTATTCGCTTATCTAGTCTATCAAATACTCTGGACTTTTTCGCCGGAGGCGCAGCTTTGTCCTTTTCGCTCTGGCGCGAATCCGATCCGGAACCGGGTTTCATCACGATACGCCTGTTTCCGGAACCGAAACCACTCCGATGGTCACGGCTATCCCGACCGCTGTCACGGTTATCGCGGCCGCTATCCCGACTGTCGCGTCCTCCATCGCGAACTTCTCGGTTGCTGCTGACCAGCGGGGGTGGTTTCTCCTTCGGGGGTGACGATGTGGACTCGTTCAGAAGCTCCTCTTCGTACGCGTCCAGGAAGAGATCCAGCTCATCGCGATTGTCGATCACTTTGCGTTTTGGCGAGCTGGGGGACAGCGACAGCTCGTGGGATAACAACAGGTCATCGTGAGCGGTCGTCTTCTTCGAGGTATCGTTATCCGACGATGTGCCACCTGTGGTGGGTGCCTTCTTGGGCGAATCGGCGGGCTTACGCGATGACGCCGATGATGATGACGTTCCATGATTGGAGGATGAGTGGCGATCCGACGATGGAGGCTTGCTATCGGATTCGGATTTCTTTTTGAGCGAGATGATCTTCTTTTCGGTGACTACGATGGGAGTATACTTGGCGGGAGGTTCCTCGGATTTGCGGTCCTGCGGAAACATGGGATCAGTCAGTAGATGTTGTTGATGTAagtacgcattttttttttttaaagggttATTCATATCGAATTGACCAAACATGTTGTTAACACAAGAACACTCAATAGCTCATATCGAAACAAGCTTTCTTGTAATACTTTGAAACACATATCTTGATTCTTGGAACATATATCTTCTTAGTTCTTGGGCTCCTTGGTCTAGCGACTAGCGCCTATGAGAACTTCTACATTTAGGTATTTACtcagagcttcctctgctaatgacggttttacatgtgtatatcatgtggtaCTAGATACACTATGTCCGAGAAGTAGAAAAAAATACGCAAAGTtcttggatcgaccgggaatcggagGGATCGATTCATGCTGAATAcatacgcctttacagctgtgtaTATGTTCAGCCAGTCAATCTATGAGCTAGGCTGAATAAAAACTGCCTAATGTTCGAATTCATAACATTAAAGCCAACTAATTGTTTCAACTAACCATTGTTTGTTTGATAAATTACGTAAAAATACTTACCGAAGGTCTCGGCTTCTTATTCTCCTCCGCCGCCTGTTTCCGACGCATCTCCTTATCGCGAAGTATCTTCTCGCGAGCAGCTTTCTGCTTCTCAATTTCCATCCGATATGCTCTGGTTTCCGGATCTTCATCGTCATCCTTTCTCTGCAGAATAAAGGATAAAAATATTTAGGTGTTAGAAGAATTCACCAACATTCCAATATCCACCAACTTACATCACTATTGTTCCGTAGACCATCGCCATAGTCGCCGCTCTTTCGCCTCTTCGGGTACCGACTGTCGTCATCCCGATCGCGGCTGCCGTGACGCCGCGAAGGGAAGTTCCTCCTGGGTGGCCGGTTCGTATCCCGGTCCCGACTGCCGCCGCGATGACGCCGCGGTGACCTCGATCGTTCCCGTGGTGACCGATCGCGATGTTCCCTGTCGCGATCGCGATCCCTGTCCCGCGAGCGACCCCGTTCCCGATCGCGCTCCCCCCGGTCGCGATCCCGTTCCCGATCACGATCCCGCTCCCGGTCACGGTCCCGTTCGCGATCTCGGTCACGATCGCGATCGCGCTCTCGCTCCCTTTCGCGCGATGGTGACCGCTCGAAGCGGCGTTTCTCCACCTCGATGCGGTTTTTGTTAATGAACTCTTCCTGCTGGCGGAGTAGTTCCTCGTCGCTGACCGGCCGGCTGTTGATGTTGGCCAGGAACTGTTGGCTGCTGAGCGCATCGCGCATCAGTTGATCTGCGGGAGGGAAAATGGGGCAACTTGAGATTATGTAATCACTGGTGGATGGAATCGTTATGTTACTTACTTGTGGCAGCTTCAACGCCTCCCTTGAAATTCGGATTAATCAACACCTTTCTGGGAAGGACAGGTGTGGCGGCTATTACCGGAACGGCAGGAACTGCCCCCAAAGTGGGTGTATCGAAGCCAAGCAGTGGAGGTGGATGTGGCTGCAACGCGCCGAGCGGACCAGGGGGACCACTCAGGGGAGGCATTTCGGGTCCTCTGCCAGGTCCAACCATTGGGCCGAAAGGAGGTCCTCCGGGTGGCGGAGCACCAGGGCCACCCGGCCGATACATTGGCCCTCCGGGACCCATTCGAGGTCCTCCACGCATTGGATCGAACGGCGGGCGATCACCGGGACGCATCATTCCAGGCCGCATCATGGGATCGAAAGGAGGTCCCCGTGGCGGGAATGGTGGCCGCCCTCCCATGGGAAAGTTCATCCGGTTGTTGCGGAAGTTGTTCATATCGCCGGGAAAACCTGGACGCGGTGGAAAGCGAGGCCTCATGCCGCCACGGAATGGCCCTGGGCCGAAACCTGGTCCTCCGGGACCGCCTGGATGTGGAAGCATTCCAGGAGGCGGAAAATGTTGATCTCCAGAGGATGATCCACCGGAATCGCCGGAATGTTTGAAATTATTAGGCCTGCCCGAATGTGGCCGATGGGACTGCTGCGGTTGGTGATGCGACGCAGTGGAGTTTTTGCTGCTGGTTTCGTGCTTCCAGTCTCGCTTCTCTGTTGATTCATCGGTATCGTAGGAGAAATCCTGATCACGATCCTGCTTAGTGACGTGTAAATCCAGCACATCCTCGGTGGAAGTGGTATCGCACAGTTGACTGGATGATTTGGTTTTCTCATCTTTTGAATCCCTGACGTCCGATTGTGTAGAGGCTTGTGAAGAAACGGCATCTGTTTCTTCCTCCGTCTGTGCCGTATCCCGAGCAGATGAAGCATTCAAATCTGTTTGCGACACGGAAGTTTCCGTGAAGAGCGAGGTTCCTGAGGCCGACTCTGGAACCAAAGATGAACCCGAAACGGAAGATATGTCCGTTGTAGTGTCCCTGCCGGATTCAGACTCTGTCGAGGCTGGCAAGATTGTTTCCTGGCTGGAAGGTGGTTCGTCTTTCACGATCGCTTTGGATTCCTGCCGAGGAACTTCCTTTACTGGTTGTACTGTTTCCTGTTTAATAGTTTCTTTCTTGACTTCCGGTTGGGGATGTGATTCCTGctttggctgctgctgctgctgcttcttctGCTGCGTCTGTGGCATCCGTTCGACGGGTTTTCTCGGCTGTGTCGGGGCCGCATCTTCCCTAGGGGCGGACACAACGGTTGGCGTCGCAGTGGAAGCGGTCGCTGGGGTTTCCGATTTTTTCGACTGACGCTGAGCGGCTTCCTTCTCCTTGGCCGCGAGCTGTTTGGCGACCCAGTCCTCCGATTCGTTGAGCAGGAACTCCTCCTCGTGCTGTT
The nucleotide sequence above comes from Aedes albopictus strain Foshan unplaced genomic scaffold, AalbF5 HiC_scaffold_340, whole genome shotgun sequence. Encoded proteins:
- the LOC109410666 gene encoding protein PRRC2A (The sequence of the model RefSeq protein was modified relative to this genomic sequence to represent the inferred CDS: added 97 bases not found in genome assembly), with the protein product MSDLNDDLLSYELAEGEDPALLNEDDLLLSDDESGIKLEQHEEEFLLNESEDWVAKQLAAKEKEAAQRQSKKSETPATASTATPTVVSAPREDAAPTQPRKPVERMPQTQQKKQQQQQPKQESHPQPEVKKETIKQETVQPVKEVPRQESKAIVKDEPPSSQETILPASTESESGRDTTTDISSVSGSSLVPESASGTSLFTETSVSQTDLNASSARDTAQTEEETDAVSSQASTQSDVRDSKDEKTKSSSQLCDTTSTEDVLDLHVTKQDRDQDFSYDTDESTEKRDWKHETSSKNSTASHHQPQQSHRPHSGRPNNFKHSGDSGGSSSGDQHFPPPGMLPHPGGPGGPGFGPGPFRGGMRPRFPPRPGFPGDMNNFRNNRMNFPMGGRPPFPPRGPPFDPMMRPGMMRPGDRPPFDPMRGGPRMGPGGPMYRPGGPGAPPPGGPPFGPMVGPGRGPEMPPLSGPPGPLGALQPHPPPLLGFDTPTLGAVPAVPVIAATPVLPRKVLINPNFKGGVEAATNQLMRDALSSQQFLANINSRPVSDEELLRQQEEFINKNRIEVEKRRFERSPSRERERERDRDRDRDRERDRDRERDRDRERDRDRGERDRERGRSRDRDRDRDREHRDRSPRERSRSPRRHRGGSRDRDTNRPPRRNFPSRRHGSRDRDDDSRYPKRRKSGDYGDGLRNNSDRKDDDEDPETRAYRMEIEKQKAAREKILRDKEMRRKQAAEENKKPRPSDRKSEEPPAKYTPIVVTEKKIISLKKKSESDSKPPSSDRHSSSNHGTSSSSASSRKPADSPKKAPTTGGTSSDNDTSKKTTAHDDLLLSHELSLSPSSPKRKVIDNRDELDLFLDAYEEELLNESTSSPPKEKPPPLVSSNREVRDGGRDSRDSGRDNRDSGRDSRDHRSGFGSGNRRIVMKPGSGSDSRQSEKDKAAPPAKKSRVFDRLDKRIGVNDADKRKLQRLVKDN